In a genomic window of Streptomyces sp. NBC_01231:
- a CDS encoding glycoside hydrolase family 78 protein, whose amino-acid sequence MSNAPYDLRIDSGGDQFAVSGPAPRLSWKPPSDAGHAAGHELECTVDGEPQPAVTTAPGTHRFLPWPWTALRSGRRVAWRVRARGTESRGPWSEWDPFEVGLLDDDWQARWISPPVSGDPGYGRRPAHTLTTRFAVRPGVRSARLYATALGVYEAYVNGERAGTAELSPGSTSYDRTLYAQASDVTAAVEEGGNLIEIVLSDGWYRGQVGAFRRPAEWGTVLGARAELHIAYEDGTRQIVRTDETWTSARSAITRADLMDGQTTDFRSEPGAARPVLVDQVEAPAIDWSPAPPVRVVDSRPPRSVEQLEDGVWVADFGQNTSGWITLDDLGPAGTRTVVEYGEHVDSERDLTTAHLDSVRPGEDPIAFVQRDEAVSAGRGETFEPRHTVHGFRYARIRRDGAPLDPTSITMRVVHTDLRRTGTFACGDNDLNRLHEIADWSFRGNAVDVPTDCPTRERLAWTGDYQVFAPTATRLYDVLGFSRKWLRAVRDDQLPDGRIANFSPDGRRIKHHLDDQFALMTGSAGWGDAIVAVPWELYRSYGDREILTENWEAMVRWVEWALRTARTARHPSRIERLAEPLPHERYLWDGSFHWGEWTEPKEKATDGTRIDPVQTDPIAWFMADKGEVGTAFLYRSTSTLADIARVLGRTEDASRWTETAERVRDAWRTEFLTPDGRTTGDTQAAYVRALSLGLVPDELRAAAAARLVELIRAAGTHLGTGFLSTGDLLHVLADTDHADLAYELLFRRSAPSWLYMLDRGATTIWEDWEGVDENGDAHDSLNHYSKGAVIRFLHTHTLGLRQTPGSVAWESFEVAPVPHPSLRWARGTHESPQGTIAVEWRTTGAELTITVDVPPATTARLVFPDGTTETATAGTFRATRRMGNGC is encoded by the coding sequence ATGAGCAACGCACCGTATGACCTGCGCATCGACAGCGGCGGTGACCAGTTCGCCGTGTCGGGCCCCGCTCCCCGCCTGTCGTGGAAGCCGCCGTCGGACGCGGGACACGCGGCCGGACATGAGCTGGAATGCACCGTCGACGGCGAGCCGCAACCAGCGGTGACGACCGCCCCCGGCACGCATCGGTTCCTTCCGTGGCCCTGGACGGCGCTGCGCAGCGGTCGGCGGGTGGCCTGGCGGGTCCGGGCCCGCGGCACGGAGAGCCGGGGCCCGTGGTCGGAGTGGGACCCTTTCGAGGTCGGCCTCCTCGACGACGACTGGCAGGCGCGCTGGATATCGCCGCCCGTATCCGGCGACCCCGGATACGGCAGGCGCCCGGCCCACACCCTGACGACACGGTTCGCGGTACGGCCCGGGGTGCGCTCGGCGCGGCTGTACGCGACGGCGCTCGGCGTGTACGAGGCGTACGTGAACGGCGAGCGGGCGGGCACCGCCGAACTGTCGCCGGGGTCCACCTCGTACGACCGCACGCTCTACGCCCAGGCGTCGGACGTCACAGCCGCCGTCGAGGAGGGCGGCAACCTGATCGAGATCGTCCTCTCCGACGGCTGGTACCGGGGCCAGGTCGGGGCGTTCCGCCGCCCGGCCGAATGGGGGACGGTGCTCGGCGCACGGGCCGAGCTGCACATCGCGTACGAGGACGGCACACGCCAGATCGTGCGCACCGACGAGACCTGGACGAGTGCCCGGTCGGCCATCACCCGGGCCGACCTCATGGACGGCCAGACCACCGACTTCCGCAGCGAGCCGGGGGCCGCACGACCGGTCCTCGTCGACCAGGTGGAGGCTCCCGCGATCGACTGGTCGCCCGCACCGCCCGTACGGGTCGTCGACTCCCGTCCGCCGCGATCCGTCGAACAGCTGGAGGACGGGGTCTGGGTCGCCGACTTCGGCCAGAACACCTCCGGCTGGATCACCCTGGACGACCTCGGTCCGGCCGGCACCCGCACCGTCGTCGAATACGGCGAACACGTCGACTCCGAGCGCGATCTGACGACTGCTCACCTGGACTCCGTGCGTCCCGGCGAGGACCCGATCGCGTTCGTCCAGCGTGACGAGGCCGTCTCCGCGGGCCGGGGCGAGACGTTCGAGCCGCGCCACACCGTGCACGGCTTCCGGTACGCGCGCATCCGCCGCGACGGCGCCCCGCTCGACCCCACGAGCATCACGATGCGCGTCGTGCACACCGACCTACGCCGCACCGGCACCTTCGCGTGCGGTGACAACGACCTCAACCGGCTGCACGAGATCGCCGACTGGAGCTTCCGCGGCAACGCCGTCGACGTCCCCACCGACTGCCCGACCCGTGAACGTCTCGCCTGGACCGGCGACTACCAGGTCTTCGCTCCGACCGCCACGCGTCTGTACGACGTCCTCGGCTTCAGCCGCAAATGGCTCCGCGCGGTCCGCGACGACCAGCTGCCCGACGGCCGGATCGCCAACTTCTCGCCCGACGGCCGCCGCATCAAGCACCACCTCGATGACCAGTTCGCCCTGATGACCGGTTCGGCCGGCTGGGGCGACGCGATCGTCGCCGTCCCCTGGGAGCTGTACCGGTCCTACGGCGACCGAGAAATCCTCACCGAGAACTGGGAGGCGATGGTCCGCTGGGTCGAGTGGGCGCTGCGGACCGCCCGCACGGCCCGCCACCCGTCCCGGATCGAACGTTTGGCCGAGCCGCTCCCGCACGAGCGGTATCTCTGGGACGGCTCCTTCCACTGGGGCGAATGGACCGAACCGAAGGAGAAGGCGACCGACGGCACCCGCATCGACCCGGTCCAGACCGACCCGATCGCCTGGTTCATGGCGGACAAGGGCGAGGTGGGCACGGCGTTCCTGTACCGCTCGACGTCGACCCTCGCCGACATCGCAAGGGTGCTGGGCCGCACCGAGGACGCAAGCCGCTGGACGGAGACCGCCGAGCGCGTCCGTGACGCCTGGCGCACCGAGTTCCTCACCCCCGACGGACGCACCACCGGCGACACCCAGGCCGCCTATGTACGCGCGCTGTCCCTCGGACTCGTCCCCGACGAGCTGCGCGCGGCCGCCGCCGCACGCCTGGTCGAGCTGATCCGCGCCGCCGGCACCCACCTCGGCACCGGCTTCCTCTCCACCGGCGACCTGCTCCACGTTCTGGCCGACACCGACCACGCCGACCTCGCGTACGAGCTGCTTTTCCGGCGCAGCGCACCGTCCTGGCTGTACATGCTCGACCGCGGCGCGACGACCATCTGGGAGGACTGGGAGGGCGTTGACGAGAACGGAGACGCCCACGACTCCCTGAACCACTACAGCAAGGGAGCCGTCATCCGCTTCCTGCACACCCACACGCTGGGGCTACGACAGACCCCGGGGTCGGTCGCCTGGGAGTCCTTCGAGGTCGCGCCGGTCCCCCACCCGTCGTTGAGGTGGGCCCGGGGCACGCACGAGTCCCCCCAGGGCACGATCGCCGTCGAGTGGCGAACGACCGGCGCCGAGCTGACCATCACCGTCGACGTGCCGCCTGCGACCACCGCACGGCTGGTCTTCCCCGACGGCACCACCGAGACCGCCACCGCGGGCACCTTCCGCGCCACCCGCCGCATGGGGAACGGGTGTTGA
- a CDS encoding MFS transporter, with the protein MLQNDRDISVAGPPPTESAKGEGEEPTGPTGPTTGVAEVAAETSAPEIEAPPLEKVGTAYLTWMMIANFGSSLALMVPLSYSLAVRISDLAPGREELLGYVTGSAQFVYLVLSPLIGFWSDRKRSRFGRRTPFMIVGTVLGAVALFGIAAAPSVLLVGLSWVVGMVGWSTASQAIQNIQADRVPEEQRGRISAWTSVTSQIAPVIGIGIAYTVASSTLLVFLVPGLLGAAMLVAFPLVKPEGDSRALVHTSEVTLKGLMASYWFNPRTYPDFGWNWLGRFVFFMGLYSNTTFGTFFYAQRLDLPVKEVAGVVATIGTIGVLAAAGGAIGGGFLSDKLGRRKLFTLIGSAVFVVGAVTEAFAHSLPQLVVGAVLMQLAIAVFSAVDQAIVFAVLPDRAQAGRYLAVVAFAQKIPSAIAPLIAPLVITIGVTDGGDKNYTQLYLSGAVLALVGGLIIKFKVKSVR; encoded by the coding sequence ATGCTTCAGAACGATCGCGACATCAGCGTGGCCGGACCTCCGCCGACCGAGTCGGCGAAGGGTGAGGGTGAGGAGCCGACAGGTCCGACAGGACCGACAACGGGCGTCGCCGAGGTGGCTGCCGAGACCTCCGCCCCCGAGATCGAGGCCCCGCCGCTGGAGAAGGTCGGCACGGCCTACCTCACCTGGATGATGATCGCGAACTTCGGGTCCTCACTGGCCCTGATGGTGCCGCTCTCCTATTCGCTGGCGGTGCGGATCTCCGATCTCGCCCCCGGCCGTGAGGAGTTGCTCGGGTACGTCACCGGGTCCGCCCAGTTCGTCTATCTGGTCCTCAGTCCCCTGATCGGCTTCTGGAGCGACCGGAAGCGGTCCCGCTTCGGCCGCAGGACCCCGTTCATGATCGTCGGTACGGTCCTCGGTGCCGTCGCGCTCTTCGGTATCGCCGCCGCGCCCAGCGTATTGCTGGTGGGCCTCTCGTGGGTGGTCGGCATGGTCGGCTGGTCGACGGCCAGTCAGGCCATCCAGAACATCCAGGCCGACCGGGTCCCCGAGGAGCAGCGCGGCCGTATCTCGGCCTGGACCAGCGTCACGAGCCAGATCGCACCGGTGATCGGTATCGGCATCGCGTACACGGTGGCCTCCAGCACCCTCCTGGTGTTCTTGGTCCCGGGCCTCCTCGGAGCCGCCATGCTGGTGGCGTTCCCCCTCGTCAAGCCGGAGGGGGACTCCCGTGCCCTCGTCCACACCAGCGAGGTGACCCTCAAGGGCCTGATGGCCAGCTATTGGTTCAATCCGCGGACGTACCCCGACTTCGGCTGGAACTGGCTCGGCCGCTTCGTCTTCTTCATGGGCCTGTACTCCAACACCACCTTCGGCACGTTCTTCTACGCCCAGCGGCTCGACCTGCCCGTCAAGGAGGTCGCCGGTGTCGTGGCGACGATCGGCACCATCGGGGTGCTGGCGGCGGCCGGCGGCGCCATCGGCGGCGGCTTCCTGTCCGACAAGCTCGGCAGGCGCAAGCTGTTCACCCTGATCGGCTCCGCGGTCTTCGTAGTCGGCGCCGTCACGGAGGCGTTCGCCCACTCGCTGCCCCAGCTCGTGGTCGGCGCGGTGCTGATGCAGCTCGCCATCGCCGTGTTCAGCGCCGTCGACCAGGCGATCGTGTTCGCCGTCCTGCCGGACCGGGCCCAGGCCGGCCGCTATCTCGCGGTCGTCGCGTTCGCCCAGAAGATCCCCAGCGCCATAGCCCCGCTGATCGCCCCGCTCGTCATCACCATCGGCGTCACGGACGGCGGCGACAAGAACTACACCCAGCTCTACCTGAGCGGCGCGGTCCTCGCCCTGGTCGGCGGTCTGATCATCAAGTTCAAGGTCAAGTCGGTCCGGTAG